One stretch of Paroedura picta isolate Pp20150507F chromosome 13, Ppicta_v3.0, whole genome shotgun sequence DNA includes these proteins:
- the TRIAP1 gene encoding TP53-regulated inhibitor of apoptosis 1 has translation MNSVGEACTELKRDYDQCFNRWFAEKFLKGESAGDPCAQLFKRYQLCVQKAIKEKDIPIEGLEFMGPSKGKSENSS, from the exons ATGAACAGTGTCGGGGAGGCCTGCACAGAGCTGAAGCGGGACTACGACCAGTGCTTCAACCGCTGGTTCGCGGAGAAGTTCCTGAAGGGGGAAAGCGCGGGCGACCCTTGCGCCCAGCTCTTCAAGCGCTACCAGCTCTGCGTCCAG AAAGCTATCAAGGAAAAGGACATACCCATTGAAGGGTTGGAATTCATGGGCCCCAGCAAAGGAAAATCTGAAAACTCATCCTGA
- the GATC gene encoding glutamyl-tRNA(Gln) amidotransferase subunit C, mitochondrial, with translation MWALRVGRLARAALCSWSGHAAGLSSVPSPPQDGRGPKKVTLELLDHLERLALVDFRNQEGVERLEKAIEFADQLHSVNTDGIEPMDSVLEDRCLYLREDNVTEGNLAEELLKNANQTMEEYFIAPPGNIPLPKLEDRDAFLHKKKSSTDMLPLTF, from the exons ATGTGGGCGTTGCGGGTCGGCCGTTTGGCCCGCGCGGCTCTCTGCTCTTGGAGCGGCCACGCTGCGGGGCTCTCTTCTGTTCCGTCACCTCCGCAGGATGGACGCGGCCCG AAAAAAGTAACTTTGGAGTTGCTGGACCATCTGGAGCGTCTTGCACTTGTCGATTTCCGCAACCAGGAGGGTGTGGAGCGTTTGGAGAAAGCAATTGAATTTGCTGATCAGCTTCATTCTGTTAACACAGATGGTATAGAACCAATGGATTCAGTCCTGGAAGATAG GTGTTTGTATCTCAGGGAAGATAATGTCACAGAAGGCAATTTGGCAGAGGAGCTACTGAAGAATGCTAATCAGACAATGGAAGAGTATTTCATAGCTCCACCAG gtAACATCCCATTACCAAAGTTAGAAGACAGAGACGCTTTCCTGCACAAGAAAAAGTCCTCCACAGACATGCTACCACTGACTTTTTAG